From Phragmites australis chromosome 5, lpPhrAust1.1, whole genome shotgun sequence, a single genomic window includes:
- the LOC133919928 gene encoding protein OXIDATIVE STRESS 3 LIKE 1-like: MSIALESGRGLGGGGPRFGRAARCGYAASPPASAGRGGSSSVGRDSDSPAAAAQWEWDGDEVEGGDGEVQSSYKGSPFDTMDALQEALPFRKGVCKFYNGKSGSFGKLPDAVIPSPPEKNLPKPETPSPRKRKGLLPFTFKWGKPQRKEIFPEDVVDSPTNCRKMVKSPAATSSSGSNSGSNDEHYRSQKPSSHRLHRMPSDVMGVFASTPAPRPPQLFPAHMRSQSMLDLQDVTDSTALVTPRDKRMKN; the protein is encoded by the exons ATGTCGATCGCACTGGAGAGCGGGCGCGGGCTAGGCGGCGGTGGACCACGGTTCGGCCGCGCCGCCCGCTGTGGCTACGCGGCCTCGCCGCCGGCTTCGGCGGGGCGCGGCGGCTCGTCGTCGGTGGGGCGGGACAGCGACagccccgcggcggcggcgcagtgGGAGTGGGACGGAGATGAGGTcgagggcggcgacggcgaggtgcAGAGCTCGTACAAAGGCTCGCCCTTCGACACCATGGACGCGCTCCAGGAGGCCCTGCCCTTCAG GAAAGGGGTATGCAAGTTCTACAATGGCAAGTCTGGATCTTTCGGGAAGCTTCCAGATGCTGTAATTCCATCTCCCCCAGAGAAGAACCTTCCAAAGCCGGAAACCCCATCCCCTAGGAAGCGCAAAGGTCTTCTTCCATTCACTTTCAAGTGGGGCAAACCGCAGCGTAAAGAGATATTCCCAGAAGATGTCGTTGACAGCCCCACAAATTGCAGGAAGATGGTGAAATCGCCTGCTGCCACAAGCAGCTCAGGAAGCAATAGTGGCAGCAACGATGAACATTACCGTTCTCAGAAACCGTCTTCCCATCGCCTGCACAGAATGCCCAGCGATGTCATGGGTGTCTTTGCTTCTACACCTGCGCCTCGTCCACCTCAGCTGTTCCCAGCTCACATGAGATCACAGTCAATGCTTGATCTGCAGGATGTGACAGACTCGACTGCCTTGGTTACTCCCAGGGACAAACGCATGAAGAATTAG
- the LOC133919923 gene encoding subtilisin-like protease SBT1.4 gives MISNPISSLDQSASGAMARIRGPRLAVLIALVLAAAAAAADEARAQSTYIIHLAPGHTALSAAQADGSAAALGRLLPRRLRAPRPRVLYSYAHAATGLAARLTPEQAAHVAAGDGVLAVHPDQARHLHTTHTPAFLHLTEASGLLPAATGGASSAVVGVLDTGLYPIDRGSFAPAAGLGPAPASFSGGCVSTGSFNASAYCNNKLIGAKFFYKGYETALGHPIDDTKESKSPLDTEGHGTHTASTAAGSPVTGAGFFDYANGQAVGMAPGARIAAYKICWKSGCYDSDILAAMDEAVADGVDVISLSVGASGYAPSFFRDSIAIGAFHAVSKGIIVSCSAGNSGPGEYTAVNIAPWILTVGASTIDREFPADVVLGDGLVFGGVSLYTGDPLDSTQLPLVFAGDYGSRLCIQGELDSEKVAGKIVVCERGSNARVAKGAAVKQAGGAGMILVNTEESGEELIADSHLVPATMVGQTFGDKIKYYVQTDPSPTATILFRGTVIGKSPSAPRVASFSSRGPNYRAPEILKPDIIAPGVNVLAAWTGAASPTDLDIDPRRVEFNIISGTSMSCPHVSGLAALLRQAHPDWSPAAIKSALMTTAYNLDNSGETIKDLATGVESTPFVRGAGHVDPNSALDPGLVYDAGIDDYIAFLCTLGYPPSLISVFTRDSSVADCSRKFARSGDLNYPAFAAVFSSYKDSVTYHRVVRNVGSNASAVYESKIVSPSGVDVTVSPSNLVFDDKYQSLAYEITIAVSGNPVIVDGKYSFGSITWSDGVHEVTSPIAVTWPSNGGVAAM, from the coding sequence ATGATCTCCAACCCCATCAGCAGCCTTGACCAATCTGCTTCCGGTGCCATGGCGAGGATTAGGGGCCCGCGTCTTGCCGTCCTCATCGCCCTCGTCCttgccgcggccgcggccgcggcggacgAGGCGCGCGCGCAGTCCACGTATATCATCCACCTCGCGCCCGGGCACACGGCGCTGTCTGCGGCGCAGGCCGACGGCAGCGCGGCGGCcctcggccgcctcctcccgcgccgTCTGCGCGCGCCCCGGCCGCGCGTGCTCTACTCCTACGCGCACGCGGCCACGGGCCTCGCCGCGCGCCTCACGCCCGAGCAGGCGGCACACGTCGCGGCAGGGGACGGCGTCCTGGCCGTCCACCCGGACCAGGCGCGGCACCTGCATACCACACACACACCGGCGTTCCTCCACCTGACTGAGGCCTCAGGGCTCCTGCCCGCCGCGACGGGGGGCGCGTCGTCAGCCGTCGTGGGCGTGCTCGACACCGGGCTCTACCCCATCGACCGCGGTTCGTTCGCGCCTGCTGCTGGGCTCGGCCCGGCGCCCGCGTCCTTCTCCGGCGGATGCGTCTCCACGGGTTCCTTCAACGCCTCCGCCTACTGCAACAACAAGCTCATCGGCGCCAAGTTCTTTTACAAGGGATACGAGACTGCTCTCGGTCATCCCATCGATGACACGAAGGAGTCCAAGTCCCCGTTGGACACCGAGGGCCACGGGACCCACACCGCCTCTACGGCGGCGGGGTCGCCGGTGACCGGAGCAGGATTCTTCGACTACGCGAATGGCCAGGCGGTGGGCATGGCTCCCGGCGCGCGCATCGCGGCGTACAAGATCTGCTGGAAGTCCGGCTGCTACGACTCCGACATCCTCGCAGCCATGGACGaggccgtcgccgacggcgtaGACGTCATCTCCCTCTCTGTCGGCGCCAGTGGGTATGCCCCCAGCTTCTTCCGCGACTCCATCGCCATCGGCGCCTTCCACGCCGTGAGCAAGGGCATCATCGTCTCCTGCTCCGCCGGCAACTCCGGCCCCGGCGAGTACACCGCCGTCAACATCGCGCCGTGGATACTGACCGTCGGCGCATCTACCATCGACCGCGAGTTCCCCGCTGATGTGGTTCTCGGCGATGGCCTCGTCTTCGGCGGCGTGTCACTGTACACCGGTGACCCCCTCGACTCAACGCAGTTGCCGCTGGTGTTCGCGGGGGACTATGGCTCCCGGCTTTGCATACAGGGCGAGCTCGACTCGGAGAAGGTGGCCGGCAAGATCGTGGTCTGTGAGCGTGGGAGCAACGCCCGTGTCGCGAAAGGCGCGGCAGTGAAGCAGGCCGGTGGAGCCGGCATGATCCTCGTCAACACCGAGGAGAGCGGCGAGGAACTCATCGCCGATTCCcacctcgtgccggcgacgatGGTCGGGCAGACGTTCGGCGACAAGATCAAGTACTACGTCCAGACCGATCCGTCGCCGACCGCGACTATCCTGTTCCGCGGTACGGTCATCGGGAAGTCGCCGTCCGCGCCGCGGGTCGCGTCGTTCTCGAGCCGAGGCCCCAACTACCGCGCGCCGGAGATCCTCAAGCCCGACATCATCGCCCCCGGAGTCAACGTACTCGCGGCCTGGACCGGCGCTGCTTCCCCCACCGACCTCGACATCGACCCGAGGCGCGTCGAGTTCAACATCATCTCCGGGACGTCCATGTCGTGCCCGCACGTGAGCGGCCTCGCCGCGCTGCTCCGCCAGGCGCATCCGGACTGGAGCCCGGCGGCGATCAAATCGGCGCTCATGACGACGGCATACAACCTGGACAACTCCGGGGAAACCATCAAGGACCTCGCCACCGGCGTGGAGTCGACGCCGTTCGTCCGTGGCGCCGGTCACGTGGACCCCAACAGCGCCCTCGACCCTGGCCTGGTGTACGACGCCGGCATCGACGACTACATCGCCTTCCTCTGCACACTAGGCTACCCTCCGTCCCTGATCTCCGTCTTCACAAGGGATAGCTCGGTCGCCGACTGCTCGAGGAAATTCGCGCGCTCCGGCGACCTCAACTACCCTGCCTTCGCGGCTGTCTTCTCCTCCTACAAAGATTCAGTCACCTACCACAGGGTGGTGCGCAACGTGGGCAGCAACGCCAGCGCGGTCTACGAATCCAAGATCGTCAGCCCATCCGGCGTGGATGTCACGGTGAGCCCGAGCAATCTCGTGTTCGACGACAAGTACCAGAGCCTGGCCTACGAGATCACGATCGCGGTGTCAGGCAACCCGGTGATCGTCGACGGGAAGTACTCGTTCGGGTCGATCACGTGGAGTGACGGCGTTCACGAGGTCACGAGCCCCATCGCCGTGACATGGCCGTCGAACGGCGGAGTAGCAGCCATGTAG